A single genomic interval of Spinacia oleracea cultivar Varoflay chromosome 6, BTI_SOV_V1, whole genome shotgun sequence harbors:
- the LOC130464308 gene encoding uncharacterized protein, whose translation MARSFSSNSMPSLISRLDYLDSKINYLEGRKCSSARWTGDGALVGGVVNRECVPLDLAVMEAQSKGSLLDRIASLEDRLIQVCLHIESEAASSSNNSESEQTTTSPRVSRKGFSNSFSRFRLPHRSNNQPISPIFIDKFPITEGEKHVCNPECGIGATQGKKSKKVKDDKSSPKRKKFVTSSLLHLRLLGC comes from the exons atggcaagAAGTTTCTCTTCAAACTCTATGCCTTCTCTAATTTCTCGGCTTGATTATTTGGATTCTAAg ATTAACTATTTGGAGGGTAGGAAATGTTCTTCAGCAAGATGGACTGGTGATGGTGCACTAGTAGGTGGGGTTGTGAATAGAGAATGTGTGCCATTGGACTTGGCTGTCATGGAGGCCCAATCCAAAGGTTCACTTTTGGATCGAATTGCGTCTCTCGAGGACCGATTAATTCAA GTATGCTTACACATTGAATCTGAAGCTGCATCTTCATCAAATAACTCTGAATCGGAGCAAACTACAACTTCTCCTCGTGTATCAAGAAAGGGATTCTCCAACTCCTTTTCCAGATTTAGGCTGCCTCATCGGAGCAACAACCAACCAATATCACCAATTTTCATCGACAAATTCCCG ATTACAGAGGGGGAAAAGCATGTTTGCAATCCAGAATGTGGCATTGGAGCTACTCAAGGGAAGAAGAGTAAGAAGGTTAAGGATGACAAGTCTTCTCCAAAACGAAAGAAATTTGTCACTTCTAGTTTGTTACATTTGAGATTATTGGGATGCTAA